The Microbacterium proteolyticum genome contains a region encoding:
- the lnt gene encoding apolipoprotein N-acyltransferase: protein MTALRGATGALRMPSMWTSGTDSLPVTAALPLAAAAGLLMDAATPDLGWWPLAFVSVTILLAALLGRGTLASFVVGCVFGAVFNLAHLVWVAQFLGPVPWLALSALQTVLIGVSSITITLTYRWVKVRRLGGALDLLGIPALVAALWAAREVLVGMWPYSGFPWARVGMTQVSGPFPEVASWVGTTGVTFLVVGVCAALVQALRPGRRTLRAGVPALVGVLLMAVTPQYATRSIGTFTVGWVQGNGPAGYFDDRNEGDMLRAQASTSKTIRGQQMDVLAWPEGSVDIDPASSEPTRRVLSEISAAYGAPLLMNAATTRGEQTFNSTMLWTTDGSEQSYDKLNPVPFGEYVPDRWLFERLAPDLVSLIQREYTPGRSAPVMDIGGTRVGLAICFDVIYDDVIFDAARQGAQVYIFQTNNADFRGTDENVQQLAIARMRAIETGRAVVNVSTVGTSQVINPDGSTEETIGVDTAAGRVSEVPLRAGITPASWLSPTIEIAMVVASAGVLLCVRLRIHVRARKR from the coding sequence ATGACAGCACTTCGAGGGGCAACCGGCGCGCTGCGCATGCCCTCTATGTGGACCAGCGGCACGGATTCCTTGCCCGTGACGGCGGCGTTGCCCTTGGCGGCAGCGGCGGGGTTGCTGATGGATGCGGCCACACCGGACCTCGGATGGTGGCCGCTTGCTTTCGTGAGCGTGACGATCCTGCTCGCGGCTCTCCTCGGAAGAGGCACGCTCGCTTCCTTCGTCGTGGGTTGCGTCTTCGGGGCCGTGTTCAACCTTGCCCACCTCGTATGGGTGGCGCAATTCCTCGGACCAGTGCCCTGGTTGGCCCTCAGCGCCCTGCAGACAGTCCTGATCGGTGTCAGCAGCATAACCATCACCCTCACCTACCGTTGGGTGAAGGTACGTAGGCTCGGCGGGGCCTTAGACCTGCTGGGTATCCCCGCGCTGGTAGCAGCCCTGTGGGCCGCGCGGGAAGTACTTGTCGGAATGTGGCCGTACTCGGGCTTCCCCTGGGCACGGGTAGGAATGACGCAAGTGTCGGGACCATTTCCTGAAGTGGCGTCCTGGGTGGGAACGACGGGTGTGACCTTCCTCGTCGTGGGCGTGTGCGCCGCCCTCGTGCAGGCCCTCAGACCGGGGCGTCGCACTCTGCGTGCCGGCGTGCCGGCGCTCGTGGGAGTCCTGCTCATGGCGGTCACACCCCAGTACGCCACCCGGAGTATCGGAACGTTCACCGTCGGGTGGGTCCAAGGCAACGGGCCGGCAGGCTATTTCGACGACCGCAACGAAGGCGACATGCTCCGAGCCCAAGCATCAACATCGAAAACGATTCGGGGCCAGCAGATGGACGTGCTCGCCTGGCCAGAGGGCTCCGTGGACATCGACCCGGCGTCTTCAGAACCCACACGTCGAGTGCTGAGTGAAATCTCCGCCGCGTACGGTGCCCCGCTCCTAATGAACGCCGCAACCACGAGAGGCGAGCAAACGTTCAACTCAACCATGCTGTGGACGACGGACGGTAGCGAGCAGAGCTACGACAAACTCAACCCCGTCCCGTTCGGCGAATACGTGCCCGACCGGTGGCTGTTTGAACGTCTCGCACCTGACCTTGTCAGTCTGATCCAGAGGGAGTACACCCCAGGCAGATCGGCGCCAGTGATGGATATAGGAGGCACCCGCGTCGGGCTGGCGATCTGTTTCGACGTCATCTACGACGACGTGATCTTCGATGCAGCACGGCAAGGCGCGCAGGTCTACATCTTCCAGACAAACAACGCCGACTTCCGCGGAACAGACGAGAACGTGCAGCAGCTCGCCATCGCGCGAATGCGAGCCATCGAAACCGGGCGCGCAGTGGTCAACGTCTCCACCGTGGGAACAAGCCAAGTGATCAACCCCGATGGGTCGACCGAAGAGACCATCGGGGTGGACACGGCCGCTGGCCGAGTGAGCGAGGTGCCGCTACGGGCGGGGATCACGCCGGCGAGCTGGCTCAGCCCCACCATCGAAATTGCAATGGTCGTTGCATCGGCCGGTGTGCTGTTGTGCGTTCGTCTGCGCATCCACGTTCGTGCGCGGAAACGGTGA
- a CDS encoding cytochrome c oxidase assembly protein: MNAPLDLGDYLLPAAHPFTLLPGAATVMATIYLLGALRLWRQHRRWSVLRTVSFVSGCAALAAVTGLAVEDYGKALLSVFMFQQLTLMMAIPPLLVLGSPGTLLLRATPHRGVGKSVLKVAHGALRWRGSRWALSPWVALPAYLAAFYGLYIADLLDPVLALPGGHTALESAFLISGILFTIPVLSTDPLPVRMSHGGRALDLFAEAALHAFFGVFLMMATSLVVGTFAESTIALGIDPIEDQRVAGGLAWSYGEAPTLIMILIVMHRWFRHDSVRDAAASRWADAHGDPELDEYNEYLRRLEKGGSA, from the coding sequence ATGAACGCCCCCCTCGACCTTGGCGACTACCTGCTGCCCGCAGCGCACCCCTTTACCCTTTTGCCGGGCGCCGCAACGGTGATGGCCACCATCTACCTCCTCGGGGCGCTGCGTCTGTGGCGGCAGCATCGACGGTGGTCGGTGTTGCGCACGGTGAGCTTCGTCTCCGGCTGCGCAGCCCTCGCCGCCGTCACCGGCCTCGCTGTAGAGGACTACGGCAAAGCCCTGCTTTCGGTGTTCATGTTTCAGCAGCTGACATTGATGATGGCCATCCCACCGCTGCTCGTGCTCGGTTCCCCGGGAACCCTTCTGCTGCGTGCCACCCCGCACCGCGGCGTCGGAAAAAGTGTCCTCAAAGTGGCGCACGGCGCGTTGCGGTGGCGAGGGTCAAGATGGGCCCTAAGCCCCTGGGTCGCATTACCCGCCTACCTCGCGGCCTTCTACGGCCTGTACATCGCAGATCTGCTCGATCCCGTCCTAGCCCTCCCCGGCGGTCACACCGCCTTAGAATCGGCGTTCCTGATCAGCGGGATCCTGTTCACCATCCCGGTGCTCTCCACAGATCCACTACCGGTCCGCATGAGCCACGGAGGACGGGCACTCGACCTTTTCGCTGAGGCAGCGTTGCACGCCTTCTTCGGGGTGTTCCTCATGATGGCGACCAGTCTGGTAGTAGGAACATTCGCTGAATCGACCATTGCCCTAGGGATCGACCCCATCGAGGACCAACGCGTAGCCGGCGGTCTTGCATGGTCCTATGGCGAGGCGCCCACACTCATCATGATCCTGATCGTGATGCACCGGTGGTTCCGGCACGACTCCGTTCGTGACGCCGCCGCAAGCAGATGGGCGGACGCGCACGGGGATCCAGAGCTCGACGAGTACAACGAGTACCTGCGCCGTCTAGAGAAAGGCGGGTCCGCATGA